A window of Actinomycetota bacterium contains these coding sequences:
- a CDS encoding quinate 5-dehydrogenase — MKEVVSISLGSSKRDHEVEVELLGEKFSIRRIGTDGDFNKAIHLLREMDGEVDAIGLGGIDLYLYAGEKRYLIKDAAKLKGAVSRTPLVDGSGLKNVWEREVVQYLQTERGLNFKGKTVLMVSAVDRFGLAEALAAAGCNMIFGDLIFGLNIPIPIRSYTSFLILARILLPIVTKMPFKMLYPTGSEQEKESRAKYGKYYEEADIVAGDYLFIRKYMPLDMRGKWVLTNTVTPSDVDELRSRGVEYLITTTPEFQGRSFGTNVIEAILVALIGKPWEHIRSTEYLSLMRRLDFEPRVEKLN; from the coding sequence GTGAAAGAGGTCGTAAGTATAAGTCTTGGATCCTCAAAAAGAGACCACGAAGTAGAAGTTGAGCTTTTGGGAGAAAAATTCAGTATCCGCAGGATAGGAACGGATGGAGATTTCAATAAAGCTATCCACCTTTTGAGAGAGATGGACGGAGAGGTTGATGCCATTGGATTGGGTGGAATCGATCTTTATCTTTATGCTGGTGAAAAGAGATATCTAATAAAGGATGCTGCCAAATTGAAGGGAGCGGTGAGTAGAACTCCGTTGGTTGATGGGAGTGGATTGAAGAATGTGTGGGAGAGAGAAGTGGTTCAGTATTTGCAAACGGAGAGGGGATTAAATTTTAAAGGAAAAACGGTGCTCATGGTGAGTGCCGTGGATAGGTTTGGATTGGCCGAAGCCCTGGCCGCCGCGGGCTGCAATATGATCTTTGGAGATTTGATTTTTGGCTTAAACATCCCCATTCCCATAAGATCCTATACGAGTTTTCTTATTTTGGCGCGGATACTCCTTCCCATCGTGACCAAGATGCCCTTCAAAATGCTTTATCCCACGGGAAGCGAACAGGAAAAAGAATCAAGGGCGAAGTATGGCAAATATTACGAGGAAGCTGACATCGTTGCCGGAGACTACCTCTTTATAAGGAAATACATGCCCTTGGATATGAGAGGAAAATGGGTTTTAACCAACACGGTGACTCCTTCGGATGTAGACGAACTAAGGAGTCGGGGTGTAGAGTATCTGATCACCACTACCCCAGAGTTTCAAGGCAGATCCTTTGGAACAAATGTGATAGAGGCAATCCTCGTGGCTCTCATCGGCAAGCCCTGGGAGCATATAAGATCGACTGAATATCTCTCCCTTATGCGGAGACTCGATTTTGAGCCCAGGGTGGAGAAGCTTAATTAG
- a CDS encoding shikimate dehydrogenase has product MGKFGFLVHPLSIEDVAKKYKIARKVSPKLVAGVLKRRRPFVISEATGIISSTGAEAKGWFIAVPLLPHQMLELDEEFVIEKIVKACKIARKRGARIVGLGAFTALVGNGGRRIADRIDIAVTTGNTYTVVTAIEGIKRAAAVMDIDLSEACLAVVGATGSIGSACAQCLAPEVGELRLVGRNMERLEYLVGEVKRISKKDAIISTDISACVREADVIISVTGAVGDVILPEDIKPGAVICDVARPRDVSQRVAEARDDVLVIEGGIVNVPGDADLNFDFGLPKGMALACMAETMILALEGRYEDYTLGKDISVEKIEEMQELAKKHGFELAGLRSFDKAMTPAQIEEVKRNAWSHKAKFH; this is encoded by the coding sequence ATGGGGAAGTTTGGCTTCTTAGTACATCCATTGAGCATTGAGGATGTAGCAAAGAAGTACAAAATTGCTCGAAAGGTTTCACCCAAATTGGTGGCGGGTGTGTTGAAGAGAAGGCGCCCCTTCGTAATTTCTGAAGCCACAGGAATTATATCTTCAACGGGAGCGGAAGCTAAGGGATGGTTTATAGCCGTTCCGCTTTTGCCTCATCAGATGTTGGAGTTGGATGAGGAGTTTGTGATCGAGAAAATTGTGAAAGCATGCAAGATCGCTAGAAAGAGGGGGGCGCGAATCGTAGGGTTGGGTGCTTTCACCGCCTTGGTGGGTAATGGCGGTCGAAGGATTGCAGATCGAATTGATATCGCAGTAACCACGGGTAACACTTACACCGTTGTCACCGCCATTGAGGGAATCAAAAGGGCTGCTGCAGTAATGGACATCGATTTGAGTGAAGCTTGTCTGGCTGTGGTTGGAGCCACTGGTTCAATTGGTAGCGCTTGCGCCCAATGTCTGGCTCCGGAGGTAGGGGAACTCCGACTAGTCGGGCGCAATATGGAAAGACTCGAATACCTCGTTGGAGAGGTCAAAAGGATTTCAAAAAAGGATGCTATAATCTCCACGGATATTTCCGCGTGTGTGCGCGAGGCGGATGTAATAATTTCGGTAACCGGAGCCGTTGGTGATGTCATTCTTCCAGAGGATATCAAACCCGGTGCCGTAATTTGTGATGTTGCCAGACCACGGGATGTCTCTCAAAGAGTGGCTGAAGCGAGAGACGATGTCCTCGTCATCGAAGGTGGGATAGTCAATGTCCCGGGCGATGCCGATTTAAATTTCGACTTCGGTTTGCCCAAGGGAATGGCTCTTGCGTGCATGGCGGAAACCATGATTTTAGCTTTGGAGGGGAGATACGAGGATTATACTTTGGGCAAGGATATAAGCGTGGAGAAGATAGAGGAGATGCAAGAGCTGGCAAAGAAACACGGTTTTGAACTCGCGGGCTTAAGGAGTTTTGACAAGGCCATGACCCCTGCGCAGATTGAAGAGGTGAAAAGAAACGCTTGGTCCCACAAAGCAAAATTCCATTGA